The stretch of DNA aagatcgtgccactgcactccagcctgagtgacagagcgagactccatctcaaaaaaaaaaaaaaaaaaaaaaaattaaaaaattagctgggcgcggtagccggcgcctgtaattccagctactcaggaggctggagcacaagaatcgcttgaaacccggaggcagaggttatagtgagctgagatcatgccattgcactccagcctgggcaacaagagcgaaactccatctcaaaaacaaaacaaaacaaaacaaaaattaaactctTGATGCAGGTACTGGTGACTTTCAGGCATGGTTGGAACAACTTGGGCATGTGAATCTGCTTTTTCAACTTCcctgctttttctcatttttccaggAAAAATTTACCATCAGAGTTGAGACCTGTTGTAAGCATACAATGGACACTGGATTTTAAAGATACTTCagtacagaaaaaaaggaaatatttccgAAGTCATGGAGgactgggaaaaaaaacaaaaggaacgtaaaatgtttcattaatattttcacaTTGATAATATATGGAAAGGGTAATACTGTAGATATACTGGCTTAATTAAAACATAtcattaggccaggtgtggtgactcacatctgtaatcccagcactttgcaaggccgaggcgggtggattacctgaggtcaggagttcgagaccaacctgaccaacatggtgaaaccccaagtctactaaaaatacaaaagttagctgggcgtggtggtggcacctataatcccagctacttgggaagctgaggcaggagaatcacttgaacctgggaggtggaggttgcagtgagctgagatcatgccactgcactccagcctgggcgacaagagtgagactctgtctcaaaaaaaaacacacacacaaaaaagccccAAACATGtcattaaaatgaatttcatgAATGACACctgtttctttcactttctcttttaattacaaattttggggttttttttttagagatggggtctggctgtgttgtccaggctggagttgaactcctgggttcaagtgatcctcccgcgtcAGCCtgtctagtagctgggactacaggcgtgcgccaccgtgcTTGGCTGTTTTTACTGTTTATGATGGagcaaacagaaaatttaaaattgcttCTGTCACTCAGGTTACATTTCTGCTAGTTACATTGCTGCTTTATAGCAGTGCCTGGTATAAAGTCAGATCACAAAAATATTTACGGGAAGAAAGTGCACATAAACACCACTTCCCCCAAGAGTGCTCTTGTTCTCCTCCCTTTGGGCTGGTGTCTGACCCTGTGTCACAGTGCCTGGCTTTGAATCCATGGCCGGCCTGGAGAGGGAGCTTTGGGAAGGCGGCACAGGGCCCTTCTGACCCCTGGGGCTGGCACATTATGGGGGCTGGGGGAATAGTGGgtgagcctggcatggtggctcatgcccgtaatccctgtgttttgggaggctgaagtaggagatcacttgaggccaggagttcaagaccagcctgggcaacacagcaagaccccctgtctaaaacaaaaaacaaacaaacaacaaaaaaaaattagccaggcatggtagtgtgcgcttgtagtcccagctactcgggaggatctcttgagctcaggagtttgaggctacagtgagctatgatcacatcactgcactctcctgcttgggcaacagagcaggatccTGTCCCCCGCAAAAAAACcaagcggccaggcgcggtggctcacgcctgtaatcccagcactttgggaggctgaggcaggtgtattacctgaggtcaggaatttgaaaccatcctggccaacatgacgaaaacccatctctactaaaaatacaaaaattagctgggtgtggtggcaggcgcctgtaatcccagctactcgggatgctgaggcaggagaatcgcttgaactagggaggtggaggttgcagtgagccgagatcacgccactgtactccagcctgagcgacagagtgagactctgaatcAAAAAAAAGCAAGTGAGTGAACGGGTGGATAGGGCACTCCAAGGAGTGGGCACAGTCCAGGCAAAGGCCTGACAGGCAGGCCCTGAGCGAGGATGGGCCACCTCACCTTCTGTTTGTCGAGGATCTTCATGGCATAGTGGTTCCCGGTCTCCTTGTGTTTCACCAGCATCACTCGCCCGAAGGAGCCCGTGCCGAGGGTCTTGATTCGTTCAAACTGATCCAAGTGGGCTGTGTTCTGTGGGCAGAGGGGTTGGCAGGCTCAGGGCACGCCCTCCCCACGGCCTGCTTGGCTAAGGTCTGGGGCATCCCCTCTGCCACCGGCAGAGGGGGCCCCGGGGAGCACGTGGGGTCAGCGGGGTGAGGACAGGGGGCGGAAAATCAAGATGGCAGAGGGCACATTCCTTAAGGCGGGTGGCAGGGGCCAGATCCGGCCCTGGCCTGGGGCCTGGAAGCTGCTGGCAGCTGTGCTGGGGGCAGGGGCGGGCCGTTGGGAGGGGTGGTGGGATGGGGGTGCCTGGCATTGGGCAGTCAGGTGTCTCCACACAGGAGCCCCCATGGGCACCTAGGGAGCAAATGGGGAGGGTCTGAAGCCTTCTATGGGGTTTCTGAAATTCTAGCTGTGTTGCTGGGACacagccaggggctgggggtcaCCAGCTCACCCCTCCCTGGGCTCTGCACCCGGCAGCCTTACCTGAGCGGGACTTtcccattttttaagaaaatcttcTTTGGCTTTGGCTAAGAATTCTTTCACtgaaagggagaaaggggagaGTTAGACAGAGATGCCCGTCTCACCGGGGTGGGTTCAGGTGATTTCTGGGGAGATACTTGGTGGAAAGTGGGGTGCAGTTCCAACCCAGAGCCTGACCTTTTTCTGGTGCCTCTGGGGGCCCTGGCTGGGCCGTAGCCTGGGCCTCCCTTGCTACAGAGAGGTGGGATCCAGCTGCCATTCCATCCAAAGTGGGGTACAGAGAGTCTCAGGGGTCACTCCCAGGGGAACGGAGGGAGGTGCCCAGGCAGGCCAGCCCACCCCCACTTGCCCCAGTTCTGACCGACATTCCACGGCCAGGGCCGACGCCAGCCGAGGTATTTATAGCCTTGGGATTTGGCTGTTCCTCTGGCCCCTTCTCTGGGGAGGCCGGGCCTGGGATGGAGGCCTCGGGGGCTCGGGTAGCAGGTGCCCTTGGGGGGCTCAGCTGTCACCTTGGCCCCCAGCTGGCCCTGTTCCTCTCCGTGGCAATCGCAAGGGCATTCCTCCAGAGCTGGTTCAAGGGAAGTCTCGCCCAATGCCCACTCCTCGGCCCCATGGTACCCCAAGGTGAACATCACCGCCTGGCTAATGTTGAAACTTCCCCGGCAGACCCTGTGCCGGCTGCTGTCTACACTGTCTCATCTGACTCGCTCGGCAACCTGCCTTGTATCCATTGTCTCCACTTAACAACCCAGGAAACAGGCTTGAAAACAGTCATTCTCGTCTCTGCTGAGACACAGCCCAGCAAAGTGGCTAAGGGCCAGGACTTGGGGTCAAGATCCAGTTCAGAGCCCAGCCTGGTCTCTGATGAACTTTGTGACTTTGGGTAACTGATCTcacctctccaggcctcagttttcctcatctgtaaagtggggtggTTTTGAGGAATGAATGAGTTCATCTTGACAAAGGGAGTTGAACAGTGGCCCAGTGTGATGATAGTGCCAGataaatgtcagctattattattttttatctatctatctatctattgattgattgattgagacggagtctccctctgtcacccaggctggagtgcagtggcgcaatctccgctcactgcaagctccgcctcccaggctcacgccattctcctgcctcagcctcctgagtagctgggactacaggcgcctgccaccacgcccagagaattttttgtattttttttagtggagatggggtttcaccgtgttagccaggatggtcttgatctcctgacctcgtgatccacccgcctcggcctcccaaagtgctgggattacaggcgtgagccaccgtgcccggccaatttattttttttaattattttattttctttttttgagatagagtcccactttgttgcccagactggagtgcagtggcacaatctcagctcactgcaacctccgcctcccaggttcagatgattctcctgcctcagcctcccgagtagctgggattacagacacctgccaccacgcccagctaattttggtatgtttagtagagacagggttttgccatgttggctaggctggtctcgaactcctgacctcaggtgatctgcccgccttagcctcccaaagtgctgggattacaggcatgagccaccgcgcccggcctattattttctaaattgagGTATAAAATATGGggagagaggctgggggaggtggctgacgtctgtattcccagcactctgggaggccaaggtgggtggatcacaaggtcaggagttcgagaccagcctggccaacatggcaaaaccccatctctactaaaaataaaaaaattaggccaggcacggtgggtcacacctgtaatcccagcactttgggaggccaaggcaggtagatcacttgaggtcaggagttcaagaccagcgtggtcaacatggtaaaaccccgtttctactaaaagtacaaaaaaattagccgggcatggtggcaggagaatcgcttcgacccaggaggcagaggttgcagtgagctgagatcatgccattgcactccagcctaggcgacagagcgagactctgtctccaaaacaaaacaaaaaaattagccaggcgtggtggtgatgtgtgcctgtaatcctagctacctgggaggctgaggcaggagaattgcttgaacccgggagactgaggttgcagtgagctgagattgcaccactgcactccagcctgggtgacagagcaagactcgtctaagaaaaaaaaaaagaaaaaagataaaataaaataaaatatggggagagatcgggcatggtggctgacatctataatcccagcactttgggaggccgaggcgggcagatcacttgaggtcaggagtttgaaaccagcctggccaacatagtgaaaccccgtctctactaaaaatacaaaaattagctgggcacggtggcgcatgcctgtaatcccagctatttgggaggctggggcaggaaaatctcttgaacctgggaggcagaggttacagtgagctgagatcatgccactgcactccagcctaggcgacagagtgagactctgtctcaaaaaaaaaaaaaaaaaaatatatatatatatggagagccgggaatggtggctcatgcctgtaatcccagtgctttagaaggccgaggttggaggatcgcttgagacctggaattagagaccagccttggcaacatagcaagacccaatctgtacaaaaaataaaacaattaaaaaattagctgagcacagtggcccatgcccaCAGTTTCAGCtaagcaggaggctgaggcaggaagattgcttaaagcccaggagattgaggttgcagtgagctatgatcgcaccactacactccagcctgagcaagagtgagactctgtctcaaaaaaaaaataatactctgggaggccgagttgggaggattgcttaaatacaggaattcgagaccagcctggacaacatcaaaaccctctacaaaaaataaaaacattagccaggtgtggtggtgtgcacctgtagtcccagctactcaggaggcagaggtgggaggattgttcaAGCCCAGGacatagaggctgcagtgagccgtgattgagcCATTACACTGCagggtgggtgacagagtgaggccctgtctcaaaaaaaaaagtaataataaaaaaaccccaaaaacaaatATAGGAGATACACTGAGTGCTCAAATCTTAAATGCGCAGCCTGACAGATTCTTGCATTATGGACTTGTCCTTTTAACCACCACCTAGGGCTACAAGGGACCAGCCCCTTGCTGAGTATTTTCTATGCTTCGTTCTCACCCTGTGGGGTGGGAGCTGCTGTTATTCCCACTGTACAGAGGAGAAGACTGATCAGGTCTGAGGTCACTTGCCTGCCCCCACGTCCCATGAGATTAACTACTTCACTGCCGACTCTGCCATTGGTTTCAGTGCTGAGTCCAGtgcaccagggtggccagtgtgGACAGAGCTGCCTTCAACCCCCTGATGTTCCTGGGTTTGCTGCCACCGAGGGGCCCTGTACACTTGCCCTTTGGCATTGCTGGTTGTCTGCCTGCCAGTAATCCCACATGGCCTTGTGGGGAGCCACCCCCACTACCTGTCTCCAGAGCTTTCCCTCAGCATTCAGAGAGAAGAGCCCTCATGGGGCTAGAAAGTGGTAGatggtggccgggtgcagtggctcatgcctgtaatcccagcactttgggaggccgagacaggcggatcacctgaggtcgggagtttgagaccagcctgaccaacatggagaaaccctgtctctactaaaaatacaaaattagctgggcgtggtggcacatgcctgtaatcccagctactcaggaggctgaggcaggagaattgcttgaacccaggaggcagaggttgcagtgggctgagatcgcaccattgcactccagcctggacaacaagagtgaaactccgtctcaaaaaaaaaaaaaaagaaagtggtagaTGGCAGATGGAGAGAGACCGTGGCCAAGAAGGCCCCACAATAAATGACCAGGCGGAGAGGGGATAGGCAATGAATGGCCAGGAGTCCTAGATGGGTGCCTGGCTGGGCCACCAACTAGCCCAGGGGCCTGAGCCTGGGGGTCACACCAAATCCAACACTTTCACTAGCAGAACCTTTGTTtgagtgttttattttgttttgagatggggtcttgctatgttgcccaggctggtctccaacttctggcctcaatgGATtcccccaccttagcctcccaaagtgctgggattacaggcgtgagccactgtgcctggcttcagtCATAGAACCGTTGTGACAGAAAACATCTTCCTTGGAAACCTCCAAATAATCCACACAGAATTCAGcggtgggtggggagggtggagggtgccCTCTTGGGATTCTACCTTCACCCACACAAGAAGGCAGAGAGGTGCCAGGCTTGAAGGGAATCCAAAAGGTCTGGTCCGTTTTCCCTTTGCTCTTagcaaaaaggaaagaattgCTGAATCCTGCACCTCCCCGACTCACTGAGCTCCCAGCCCCTGGCTGTCCGCTGGGCCCCACGGAGTCGCTCCACAGGGTGCCCTTCTCTGGCCTCAAAGGACCAGAGCGCCCAGGCTCTGTCCTCTCTGGTGCCACTAGCCCTGTTAGCTTGTCAGATTTGGGGATGGGGCATGGGGGAGGCCAGTGCCAGGAGGAGCAGGCAGAGAGAGGGATGATGGGGGGGGAGGGGCAGGTAACCTCAATCAAGAGGCCCCACACTCACCTCTGCTTCCTGTCTCTTCCAGCAAAGGGTAGAATAAAGGGTGGGTGGGATGGGGTGATCTGGCGGCCTTCTGCCCCCTGGCCAGGGAGGCTCAGGGTGCTGGCTGTGGCTTAGGCCCCCAGAAGGTGTGGTGCAGGTAGCCCAGGAAACGTACAGCCAGGTGGGCCCAGAGGAGCAGCTGCAGCCACAGCTGGAAAGTggtctccaagtccccaccctgGCTGCTGCCTGATCCCAGATCCATCCCCGGCCCCCCTGGGCTCTCCCTGGAATCTTCCTTTTGCTGAGAAACCAGGAAAATGCAGAGCCTCTAAGTCAGCTTCCTTGGGATGGCCTCAGGGGaccagggaggaggagctggTTGCCACAGAAGCTTTTAAAGGTACCTGCTCCAAGCTGGCCAAGGTTTGCAGAGGGCTTCCTTGGCAGGAGGCGATGGGAAGATTCTCCCGAGGGTGTCCCTCTGGCTGGCCTGCGTGCCCCAGGGCGGGGCGATAAAACTAACTTCCCTTTCCACGGACTTCACTGCTCCCAGGACGCCAGGCCCTGCCTTCCTCAGTGGGCACTGGACTGTGCAGAGGACAGTGCCTGATGTGACCAGAGCAGTGCCCACTGGGCAGAGGGGAAAGAGTTAAGGTTCAGGATCAGGCAACAGCCAGAGACTCCCTAGGGGCTAAAGAGGCCCCAGAGCTCCCTTAATTCGCTGAAAGAACAGCTGGAGAGAAAAGCTTGGGGCGGGGGGCCACAAGAGCCACCCTGCCTCCTCCCCTGAACTCCCTTTCAATGTGGAACCCCCAAATCCTGCTATCCTGAGAGAGAAAATGGGTATATCTGACCCTTTGTTTTGCTCCTATGCGGGGGTAGAGAGGGGAAAGGCATCCCGGGATGTCCTTGGCCTCTCTCAAACCTTGCCCTGTGCTTGGCTCTACTCTCGGCCATGAAAGTCCAAACCGGAAACAAGCGGCTAAAcccaggggtgggggagggggaggcagccTTGAccatcttcctccttctttccagATCCCAAAAGAAGCAGAGGGTCAGTGGCAGCCTCTTTGAGTGTGCCCGGCATCCAGGACCCCTGCTAGCAACAGGAAGTGGGAGAGGATGGTAACCCAGCCAGCTGCTGGCCTGTACGGCCTGCCACCCTGCCCACATCTCCCACACGGGGGGTGCCAGCTCTCACTCTGGTCCAGATTCCATTCGGGCTCATAGAGAAAACTCCTTGACACCCCTTGAAAAGCCAGGACCACAGCAGAAAGCAGAAATCTAGAAACTCGCCCTGGGAATGGGGAATTGCAACAGCAGAATATCAATTTGGGCAAGGGGCTTGGGGTCTCCCTCAGAAGGAGCCCAGCCTCAGAACCCCCTTCCTCCGGACAACAATCTCAGACCTTCTGCCCTTTTGAAATCTGGCTGTCCTGGGAATTCTGGGGCAGGAATGCCCAGCCTGGGCTGGGCTTCCTACTCGAGGCTGGCTGATTCCTCCAGTGGAGCCTGGATTCCCTGCTCTGGGCTTACCTAAATGACACAACTCTGAGCTGGACCCCAACACTGGGCTGGAACGACCCCCATTCTGAGCTGGACCCCAACACTGGGATGGCTCATCCTACAGTCTGAGCTGAACCCCAACACTGGGATGGACCACTCCACCACCCCTCTCTGAGCTGGCCCCCTGCTTGGTGGACCATCCTCCCTTGTCTGAACTGGGCCACCGATCCCCTCTCTCTTCCCCAGGCCGCACAGCCCGGGGTTGTACAGGAGGCGCTTCCAGGGCCAGCCAGGGGTTCACATCCTTCTCCTCTTCGCCTGTGCCCCAGACCCCGCTGCAGCCCCTCCCTGACTTAAGGGGCAGAGTGTGCCTAGGAAGTTGCTATAGTAACAGGACTCAGCCTCACCATCGCTGGAGTTGGAAGCCATCACTCAGTCCTGTTCTCAGGGCACCGGCACTACGGTGGCTGGGAAGGCTCATGAGACCTGCCGTGTCGGCTGTCTGTCCCCAGAACCCTGCCTGCAGGGGGAGCTAGGGAGCCGTGGGGTGGGAGCAGGAAGAGAAACCCAACCCAGAGGCCACTGGGTGTGGAGGAGGGACAGATAGGGCCCTCCAAGTTTCTGTAGACGCGGTTGCGCTAAGGGGAGAGCTGCCTTGATAAGACCTCTTGGGCACCCATACAACTGCCAAGGCACAGAAGGTGTTTGGCCGTCTTAGGCATCCATAGGATGTTACACGGCACTAGTTCTTCCCATCTAGGGTCTTCTTGGGGGGTGCTTTTCTCTCTTTGCCAGGATCTGCTTGTGTCCTGGGGATGGGGGGCTCCCTTTTACTAGCTCTGCCCCTTCCCCTGTGGGCCAGCTCCCAGGGGTATCTTCAGCCAGTGCCAGCCACGACCTGAGCCCCACTTGGCTGTCTGACCTGGGCGCCTGCCCCCTGGGGCCGCTGCTCCCTCTCCATTCTTCCAACTTTGCCAGAGCCCAGGGCTTAGTCTTTTTTCTTGGCCCTCTCAGCTCTCCCAATGGCTTTGCCATCTTTGGCTGTAGATTCCCCCAACTCCACTCCAGGGTTCATTCTGGATCCCTGGCCTCTTGGGAGGAGGCGGACTCTGTCCTGCCCTGGCACAGAGATGGTACCACAGGGGACTGCAGGATGCTTAACTGGTGCCTCCCAAGGCCTGGGCATTTTCCTGACCCCAGTCGGGCCGGCGTCTGGCAGATGAAATCCAGGTGCCCCCTGCAGGCTGGCCTGGCtactgcccctgcccctgccccacccttATAAGAGGGCAAATTTTGTCTAACTCCATCCTCTCAGAATCAGAGCGCCTCAAAGCAAAGAGGGACTTCCTTCCTCATCTTATTTCCTTCTCTGGGAGCCTCTGGGAGGAAGTACAGCTTCGGGCGTTTCTCAACGTGTGACATAGTCCCATTGGCAGAACATGACATGATTTTCGGGATGTTTCATTTATCTAGTTACACTGTATTTAATGCGTATCAGAGAAAATATAACTGGCATGGCAATCCCatgatttcatttctattattgTTTAGAATGAGCTCCAAGTTTACATCTGAACACAAGTGagtaaaacttttattattttaaattaagaaaataagataGAGTAAAAATCTGGGAGGCTGCTGAAAAATGTCAAAGTCGGGAAATTCTGGGGTCCAAGAAGTTTGCTGGTAGATGGATCTGGATGTGAATCCTGCCTCTGTGACATCATCT from Gorilla gorilla gorilla isolate KB3781 chromosome 20, NHGRI_mGorGor1-v2.1_pri, whole genome shotgun sequence encodes:
- the SMIM46 gene encoding small integral membrane protein 46, which translates into the protein MDLGSGSSQGGDLETTFQLWLQLLLWAHLAVRFLGYLHHTFWGPKPQPAP